The following are from one region of the Falco biarmicus isolate bFalBia1 chromosome 1, bFalBia1.pri, whole genome shotgun sequence genome:
- the DAPP1 gene encoding dual adapter for phosphotyrosine and 3-phosphotyrosine and 3-phosphoinositide, with the protein MTQRREPRPAVPLDEELEALGWYHDNLTRHAAEALLLSNGQDGSYLLRKSNDREDLYSLSVRGKDSVKHFHVEHTGTSFKFGFNEFSSLKELVMHFANQPLIGSETGTLIVLKHPYPREVEEPCIYESVRVHTAMQTGRTESDLVPNAPSLGTKEGYLIKQGKIVKNWKTRWFTLHRNELKYFKDQTATEPIRALDLTECSAVQFDYSQERVNCFCLVFPLRTYYLCAKTGIEADEWIKILRWKLSQIRRQLEQRNATLSS; encoded by the exons ATGACCCAGCGCCGGGAGCCGCGTCCCGCCGTGCCGCTGGACGAGGAGCTGGAGGCGCTCGG GTGGTATCATGATAATCTTACCCGACATGCAGCAgaagcactgctgctttccaaTGGGCAGGATGGAAGCTACCTCTTGAGGAAGAGTAATGACAGGGAAGATTTGTACTCCCTCTCTGTCAG aggaaaaGATTCTGTGAAACACTTCCATGTTGAACATACAGGAACATCATTCAAATTTGGATTTAATGAATTTTCTAGCTTGAAGGAATTAGTCATGCATTTTGCAAATCAGCCTTTAATTGGAAGCGAAACAG gaacCTTAATAGTATTGAAGCATCCCTACCCACGGGAAGTAGAAGAACCTTGTATTTATGAGTCCGTCCGTGTTCACACAGCAATGCAgacaggaagaacagaaagcGATCTTGTTCCAAATGCTCCCTCA CTTGGTACAAAAGAAGGATATTTGATAAAACAAGGCAAAATAGTCAAG AATTGGAAGACAAGGTGGTTTACACTGCATAGGAATGAACTTAAGTATTTCAAAGACCAGACA gccaCGGAACCGATTCGGGCACTTGACTTAACTGAATGCTCCGCTGTGCAATTTGATTATTCCCAGGAAAGAGTCAATTGTTTCTG TTTAGTGTTCCCACTAAGGACGTACTACCTGTGCGCGAAAACTGGAATAGAAGCTGATGAGTGGATTAAAATATTACGATGGAAACTG TCACAAATACGGAGGCAACTGGAGCAGCGCAATGCCACCCTCAGTTCCTAG